In Nostoc sphaeroides, the genomic window CTATCCTTCAGACTAGCTCTAGTTCCGTTTAAAGACTGGGAGAATGGGATGAGATAGGGTGAGAGCGATGTCTATGACGGGCTACACTCACAAACAATCCTGGATTTTATTTAAACTGAGAAAAATTCCTCGTGCCACTGTTTAGCAACTTTATCCCAACCAAAGTAATCTTTTAAAGATAATGCTTCCTTTCTCAGACTTTCTTGTTTCTTTGGATTTTTCAATAAGTCAATTACAGCTTCAATAAAAGCATTATTTGTCTGTTCATCTCCAGCAGGCCCCTTAATTCTGATACCAGATTTAACAGTCTCATCTAAGCCGGCGTAAGTTGTGACTACAGGAACACAACCAGCCGCTTGAGCTTTCCAAGCACTAATACAGAATATCTCAACAGGAGTATGACAAGGATAAACCCAGATTCCAGATTTAAATAATTCTTCAACTAACTGCTTGTGTCCAATTCTGCCATGTTCATATACGTTTCTTTGCTCAAAAAGTTGCAAAATTTGCTTCTTTTTATCTGGTAATTGTGGAAATCTATTAATGTAAGGTGAATTAATTAGCGCATCAATTCCTTGCCAACCATAGAAAATATGCAATTCAACATCAGGTACTTCTTGGGTAATCTTGTCCCATTGAGTAAGTAAATTTTCAATGCCTCTTGTATAGTCACTAATGGAAATCAGTCTTTTGGGGTTTCTAAAAATTCCTGTTAAATTAAAATCTTCTAGATTAATACCATTAGTTGTCAGAAAGATTTTTTCTTCAGGAATCCAGTTGGGTAGCATCGCTTTATGGAAATTTGACAGCATAAACAGCTTGTCAAAACTTGCTAAAAATTCTGATTGCTGAGAATCTTCTATTGCAGGAAATAAATTAGGGTTATCGTGCATCCAAATAGCAGTTTTTTTTGAATTTACTTTCATCATCATCGGTTGCGTCCAAGCGCGATGAAAGATTAAGGCATTAAAGTTGTCTTGAGGATTAAATTTATCAACAGACTGATAAACTACACCATTATATTCCCCTTCCATGTCACCGCATCTATTAAAAACTGTGACTTGATAACCCAATCTCACCAGTTCTTGACTTAAGTAAATGACAGCCTCTTCGCTGCCTCCAATACCATTTTTGACAGAAGTAGGTGACCAATCTTCCACATGAAAGGGAAAATTAGCATAAATTACGATTGAATTATTGTTCCAGTCCATATTATTTAGTTTGTTCACAATTAATACTGT contains:
- a CDS encoding glycosyltransferase family 4 protein, translated to MNKLNNMDWNNNSIVIYANFPFHVEDWSPTSVKNGIGGSEEAVIYLSQELVRLGYQVTVFNRCGDMEGEYNGVVYQSVDKFNPQDNFNALIFHRAWTQPMMMKVNSKKTAIWMHDNPNLFPAIEDSQQSEFLASFDKLFMLSNFHKAMLPNWIPEEKIFLTTNGINLEDFNLTGIFRNPKRLISISDYTRGIENLLTQWDKITQEVPDVELHIFYGWQGIDALINSPYINRFPQLPDKKKQILQLFEQRNVYEHGRIGHKQLVEELFKSGIWVYPCHTPVEIFCISAWKAQAAGCVPVVTTYAGLDETVKSGIRIKGPAGDEQTNNAFIEAVIDLLKNPKKQESLRKEALSLKDYFGWDKVAKQWHEEFFSV